The following proteins come from a genomic window of Streptococcus oralis:
- a CDS encoding sensor histidine kinase, with the protein MFNKLKKTWYADDFSYFIRNFGVFTLIFSAMTLIILQVMHSSLYTSVDEKLQALSSSPQAVIQLALNRATEEVKDIQPATADASKAEIKPNVSSNTEVLLFDKDFNQLLLGNRFLGLDKIKLDKKELNHIRQIQVVNSYGQEETYRMVLMETNSSTVSSNVKYAAVLINTSQLEQISQNHEHLIVVVMASFWLLSLIASVYLARVSVKPLLESMQKQKSFVENASHELRTPLAVLQNRLETLFRKPEATIMESSESIASSLEEVRNMRFLTTNLLNLARRDDGIKPEIAEVSPQFFKTTFANYELIASENDRVFDYENRVYRPFMTDQLLLKQLMTILFDNAIKYTEEDGKIEFVVHATDRHLYLTVTDNGIGISAADKKKIFDRFYRVDKARTRQKGGFGLGLSLAKQIVDALRGTISVKDNKPRGTIFEVKIAIQSPSKRKNK; encoded by the coding sequence ATGTTCAATAAACTAAAAAAAACATGGTATGCGGATGATTTCAGCTATTTCATTCGAAACTTTGGAGTGTTCACCCTAATCTTCTCTGCTATGACCTTGATTATCCTCCAGGTCATGCACTCGAGTCTCTACACTTCTGTAGATGAAAAACTACAAGCTCTTAGTAGTAGTCCCCAAGCGGTTATCCAGTTAGCCCTTAATCGGGCAACTGAGGAAGTCAAGGATATTCAACCAGCAACAGCGGATGCCAGCAAGGCTGAAATCAAGCCCAATGTTAGCTCCAATACAGAAGTTTTGCTTTTTGACAAGGATTTTAACCAACTCTTACTGGGCAATCGCTTTTTAGGCTTGGACAAAATCAAGCTGGACAAGAAAGAGTTGAATCATATTCGGCAAATTCAAGTTGTCAACAGCTATGGTCAGGAAGAAACCTATCGAATGGTCTTGATGGAAACCAACTCTTCCACCGTATCAAGTAATGTCAAATATGCGGCGGTTCTAATCAATACCAGCCAGCTTGAGCAAATCAGCCAAAATCACGAGCATTTAATTGTTGTAGTGATGGCTAGTTTCTGGCTCCTGTCTTTAATTGCCAGTGTTTACCTGGCACGTGTCAGTGTCAAACCCCTATTGGAAAGCATGCAAAAGCAGAAGTCCTTTGTTGAAAATGCGAGTCACGAACTGAGAACGCCCTTGGCTGTTTTACAAAATCGTTTAGAGACTCTCTTTCGAAAACCAGAAGCGACGATTATGGAATCCAGCGAAAGTATTGCTTCTAGCCTTGAAGAAGTTCGCAACATGCGTTTCCTCACGACCAACCTTCTCAATCTAGCACGTCGAGACGATGGGATCAAACCAGAAATAGCAGAAGTTTCTCCACAATTCTTTAAAACAACCTTTGCCAACTATGAGTTGATTGCTTCTGAAAATGATCGTGTTTTTGACTATGAAAATCGAGTTTATCGCCCATTCATGACCGATCAGTTGCTCCTAAAACAGCTCATGACCATCTTGTTTGATAATGCCATCAAGTATACCGAAGAGGATGGCAAGATTGAGTTTGTAGTTCATGCCACAGATCGCCATCTCTATCTTACAGTAACAGATAATGGAATTGGGATCTCAGCTGCCGATAAGAAGAAAATCTTTGACCGCTTTTATCGTGTAGACAAGGCGAGAACCCGTCAGAAAGGTGGTTTTGGTCTAGGACTATCTTTGGCCAAGCAGATCGTAGATGCCTTACGAGGAACGATTAGCGTAAAAGATAACAAACCTAGAGGAACAATTTTTGAAGTTAAGATCGCTATTCAATCTCCTTCAAAACGTAAGAATAAATAA
- the ciaR gene encoding two-component system response regulator CiaR → MIKILLVEDDLGLSNSVFDFLDDFADVMQVFDGEEGLYEAESGVYDLILLDLMLPEKNGFQVLKELREKGITTPVLIMTAKESLDDKGHGFELGADDYLTKPFYLEELKMRIQALLKRSGKFNENTLTYGDIVVNLSTNEVKVEDTPVELLGKEFELLVYFLQNQNVILPKTQIFDRLWGFDSDTTISVVEVYVSKVRKKLKGTAFAENLQTLRSVGYILKDVQ, encoded by the coding sequence ATGATAAAAATCTTATTAGTAGAAGATGACCTGGGTCTGTCAAACTCAGTATTTGACTTTTTAGATGATTTTGCAGATGTCATGCAGGTCTTTGATGGAGAAGAAGGTCTCTACGAAGCTGAAAGTGGCGTCTATGACTTGATTTTGCTTGACCTGATGTTGCCTGAAAAAAATGGATTCCAAGTTTTGAAAGAGTTGCGCGAAAAAGGAATTACGACACCAGTCCTTATCATGACTGCTAAGGAAAGTTTGGATGACAAGGGACATGGTTTTGAGTTGGGAGCGGATGACTACCTCACCAAACCTTTTTATCTAGAAGAACTCAAAATGCGGATCCAAGCCCTTCTCAAACGTTCAGGTAAGTTTAACGAAAACACCTTGACCTATGGGGATATTGTCGTCAACCTTTCAACGAATGAAGTGAAGGTGGAAGATACTCCTGTGGAACTACTCGGAAAAGAGTTTGAGTTATTGGTTTACTTCCTTCAAAATCAAAATGTTATTCTTCCCAAGACACAGATTTTTGACCGTCTATGGGGATTTGATAGTGATACGACTATTTCCGTTGTAGAAGTCTATGTTTCAAAAGTTCGTAAGAAACTGAAGGGAACAGCCTTTGCTGAAAATCTTCAAACCTTGCGTAGTGTCGGGTATATTTTAAAAGATGTTCAATAA
- a CDS encoding M1 family metallopeptidase, with the protein MQAVEHFIKQFVPEHYDLFLDLSRETKTFSGKVTITGQAQSDRISLHQKDLEIASVEVAGQARPFTVDHDNEALHIELAEAGQVELVLAFSGKITDNMTGIYPSYYTVDGVKKEVLSTQFESHFAREAFPCVDEPEAKATFDLSLRFDQAEGEVALSNMPEIDVENRKETGIWKFETTPRMSSYLLAFVAGDLQGVTAKTKNGTLVGVYSTKAHPLSNLDFSLDIAVRSIEFYEDYYGVKYPIPQSLHIALPDFSAGAMENWGLVTYREVYLVVDENSTFASRQQVALVVAHELAHQWFGNLVTMKWWDDLWLNESFANMMEYVCVDAIEPTWNIFEDFQTGGVPGALKRDATDGVQSVHVEVKHPDEINTLFDGAIVYAKGSRLMHMLRRWLGDADFAKGLHAYFEKHQYGNTIGRDLWNALGQASGRDVAAFMDSWLEQPGYPVLTVKVENDVLKISQKQFFIGEHEDKNRLWVVPLNSNWKGLPDTLETESIEIPGYAALLAENKGALRLNTENTAHYITDYQGDLLEAVLAELETLDNTSKLQIVQERRLLAEAGHISYADLLPVLDKLAKEESYLVVSAISQVISALERFIDEGTETEKAFNTLVAKLARHNYDRLGFEAKDGESDEDELVRQLTISMMIRSNDAEASQVASQIFAAHKDNLAGLPAAIRAQVLINEMKHHETKDLVATYLDLYTHATDAVFQRQLAAALAHSKGADNIQTLLATWKDKFVVKPQDLSSWYLQFLGHQATQETVWVWARENWDWIKAALGGDMSFDSFVIFPSHIFKTEERLAEYKAFFEPQLSDLALSRNIGMGIKDIAARVELINREKAAVEAVVAQYGKA; encoded by the coding sequence ATGCAAGCAGTTGAACATTTTATTAAGCAATTTGTTCCTGAACATTATGATTTATTTTTAGACTTGAGTCGTGAGACCAAAACGTTTTCTGGTAAGGTGACCATTACTGGTCAAGCACAGAGTGACCGTATTTCCCTTCACCAAAAGGATTTGGAAATCGCCTCAGTAGAAGTCGCGGGTCAAGCTCGTCCGTTTACAGTTGACCATGACAATGAAGCTCTTCATATCGAATTGGCTGAGGCTGGTCAAGTTGAATTAGTTCTTGCCTTTTCAGGAAAAATCACAGATAACATGACAGGGATTTACCCTTCTTACTACACTGTTGATGGAGTCAAGAAGGAAGTCTTGTCTACTCAGTTCGAGAGCCATTTTGCGCGCGAAGCCTTCCCATGTGTGGACGAACCTGAAGCCAAAGCAACCTTTGATCTCTCTCTTCGTTTTGACCAAGCAGAAGGTGAAGTTGCCTTGTCAAACATGCCTGAGATTGATGTAGAAAACCGCAAGGAAACAGGCATCTGGAAGTTCGAGACAACACCTCGCATGTCTTCTTACTTGTTGGCCTTTGTAGCAGGTGATTTGCAAGGGGTAACAGCGAAAACTAAAAACGGTACCCTCGTCGGTGTCTACTCAACGAAAGCCCACCCACTATCTAACCTCGATTTCTCACTAGACATCGCCGTTCGCTCGATCGAGTTTTACGAAGATTACTATGGAGTTAAGTATCCAATCCCTCAATCACTTCACATCGCCCTTCCTGACTTCTCAGCTGGTGCTATGGAAAACTGGGGTCTTGTTACTTACCGTGAAGTTTACTTGGTTGTGGATGAGAACTCAACTTTTGCTAGCCGTCAACAAGTTGCCCTAGTTGTAGCACATGAGTTGGCCCACCAATGGTTTGGAAACCTCGTGACTATGAAATGGTGGGATGACCTCTGGCTTAATGAAAGCTTCGCTAACATGATGGAATACGTCTGTGTCGATGCCATCGAGCCAACTTGGAATATCTTTGAAGACTTCCAAACAGGTGGTGTGCCGGGAGCACTTAAACGTGATGCGACGGATGGCGTTCAGTCTGTCCACGTCGAAGTTAAACACCCAGACGAAATCAATACCCTCTTTGACGGAGCTATCGTCTATGCCAAAGGAAGCCGCCTCATGCACATGCTTCGTCGTTGGCTCGGCGATGCTGATTTTGCCAAAGGTTTGCATGCTTACTTTGAAAAACACCAATACGGAAATACCATTGGTCGTGACCTTTGGAATGCTCTTGGTCAAGCGTCAGGCCGTGATGTTGCAGCCTTCATGGATTCTTGGTTGGAGCAACCTGGTTACCCAGTTCTCACTGTCAAAGTTGAAAATGATGTCTTGAAGATTTCACAAAAACAATTCTTTATCGGTGAGCACGAAGACAAGAACCGTCTCTGGGTTGTGCCACTCAACAGCAACTGGAAAGGCTTGCCAGATACACTCGAAACTGAAAGTATCGAAATCCCTGGCTACGCAGCTCTTCTTGCTGAAAACAAGGGCGCCCTTCGTCTCAACACGGAAAATACAGCCCACTATATTACCGACTATCAAGGAGACTTGTTAGAAGCTGTTCTTGCTGAGTTAGAGACACTTGATAACACAAGCAAACTGCAAATCGTTCAAGAACGTCGTTTGTTGGCTGAAGCAGGGCACATTTCTTATGCAGACTTGCTTCCAGTCCTTGATAAACTTGCTAAGGAAGAGTCTTATCTAGTGGTTTCAGCTATTTCTCAAGTGATTTCTGCCCTTGAGCGTTTTATCGATGAAGGAACGGAAACTGAGAAAGCCTTTAATACACTCGTTGCTAAATTGGCTCGTCACAACTATGACCGTCTTGGTTTTGAAGCTAAAGATGGTGAATCAGATGAAGACGAATTGGTTCGTCAGTTGACCATTTCCATGATGATTCGCTCCAATGATGCAGAAGCTAGTCAAGTCGCTAGTCAAATCTTTGCAGCTCACAAGGATAATCTTGCAGGACTTCCAGCAGCAATTCGTGCTCAAGTTCTCATCAATGAAATGAAACACCATGAGACCAAGGATTTGGTCGCAACTTATCTTGACCTCTACACTCATGCGACGGATGCGGTCTTCCAACGTCAGTTGGCAGCAGCTCTCGCTCACAGCAAGGGTGCTGACAACATCCAAACTTTACTTGCAACTTGGAAAGATAAATTTGTCGTGAAACCACAAGACCTTTCTTCATGGTACCTCCAATTCCTCGGACACCAAGCAACTCAAGAAACTGTTTGGGTATGGGCGCGTGAAAACTGGGATTGGATCAAGGCAGCTCTTGGTGGCGACATGAGTTTTGATAGCTTTGTCATCTTCCCATCGCATATCTTTAAAACAGAAGAGCGCTTGGCAGAATACAAGGCCTTCTTTGAGCCGCAACTCTCTGACCTCGCTCTCAGTCGTAATATCGGTATGGGAATCAAGGATATTGCAGCCCGCGTAGAATTGATTAATCGTGAAAAAGCAGCAGTCGAAGCTGTTGTAGCCCAATATGGCAAAGCTTAA
- a CDS encoding ASCH domain-containing protein, with the protein MTPQEMWKAYKQINSSIGDEIDAWAFGVEADLLADLVLRGEKTATASAYDLYAVDNEPLPREGTFDVILDGQDRAVCIVEITKVSVQPFNQVSAEHAFKEGEGDKSLAYWRQVHEDCFAEWLREVGLAFTPDSKVVLEEFRKVYPL; encoded by the coding sequence ATGACACCGCAAGAAATGTGGAAAGCATACAAGCAAATCAACTCCTCTATCGGCGATGAGATAGATGCCTGGGCTTTTGGAGTGGAAGCCGATCTCTTGGCAGACCTAGTTCTAAGAGGCGAAAAGACAGCAACCGCCTCAGCCTATGATCTTTATGCAGTTGATAACGAACCACTTCCACGAGAAGGAACATTTGACGTCATTTTAGATGGCCAAGATCGGGCTGTCTGCATTGTCGAAATTACAAAGGTTTCCGTTCAGCCTTTCAATCAAGTTTCTGCTGAACATGCTTTTAAGGAAGGGGAAGGTGATAAATCCCTAGCCTATTGGCGTCAGGTTCATGAAGACTGTTTCGCCGAGTGGCTGAGAGAGGTTGGGCTGGCTTTTACACCTGACAGCAAAGTTGTTTTGGAAGAATTTCGCAAGGTTTACCCTCTGTAG